From one Gossypium hirsutum isolate 1008001.06 chromosome D08, Gossypium_hirsutum_v2.1, whole genome shotgun sequence genomic stretch:
- the LOC107908077 gene encoding uncharacterized protein yields MKKVRIPILFLNSMFLMVVALPIKLHIMPQVRTNPPRLFPLCTSQLMIVNYACGTVPLVPSPFLSSNTPDVGNENGNGTWSSQRDGNGIENGVGEGGNKHRHRHRHRHRHKEMTHEQNYCCRWMQILERDCVCDILAHLPLFLSWHLHHHTILVGEACKVTFTCGGRLRP; encoded by the coding sequence ATGAAAAAGgtcagaattccaatattgtTTCTCAACTCCATGTTCTTGATGGTAGTAGCCTTGCCTATTAAGCTGCATATAATGCCACAGGTGCGAACAAATCCACCTCGGCTTTTCCCGCTTTGCACTTCCCAACTGATGATAGTGAACTACGCATGTGGAACGGTACCATTAGTCCCATCCCCATTTCTATCTTCTAACACACCAGATGTAGGAAATGAGAATGGCAATGGAACATGGAGTAGTCAAAGagatggaaatgggatcgaaaaTGGAGTAGGAGAAGGGGGAAACAAGCATAGGCATAGGCATAGGCATAGGCATAGGCATAAGGAGATGACACATGAACAAAATTACTGTTGTCGATGGATGCAAATACTGGAGAGAGATTGTGTTTGTGATATTCTAGCACACTTGCCCCTCTTCCTTTCCTGGCATCTCCATCACCACACTATCCTTGTTGGTGAAGCCTGCAAGGTCACCTTCACATGCGGAGGGCGACTAAGACCATGA